The segment GAAAACTTGCAAATAGAAGGCGTTATCCTGCTATTAAGTATTGGTTACTTTAGCAAGGGTGTGATTCATTACGCTGTCGCAAAGGTCTTTGGTCCGCTGATCTGGGGAAGAGGTTTTTGCGGCTGGGCTTGCTGGACTGCCGCCGTCCTTGATTGGCTTCCGATTGCGAAGAAGGGTGTTATTCCATCCAAATGGAAAAATCTGCGCTACGTATCCCTATTCGTATCCGTCCTTATCCCTTTGACATTCGTCTTTTTTTTGAACTATGACGTCCGCCGCGATTACTTATCCCATCAGGAACCCTACTGGATGTTCGCAGGCGTTGCCCTCTATTACCTGCTTGGCCTTTCCGTGGCTTACTGGTTTCAGGATCGGCGTGCCTTTTGCAAGGTGCTCTGTCCTGTCGCTTTGGTGATGAAACCATCAGCATCGATCAGCTTGCTTGCCCGGAAACCTACGGGAGTCAAGTGCATCCGATGTGGGCGATGCAACAACGCTTGTCCTATGGATGTTGATATCGTGGGG is part of the Heliomicrobium undosum genome and harbors:
- a CDS encoding 4Fe-4S binding protein, whose protein sequence is MGVGIPLFVGLIVAAILYLTIHWWGFLIIFPWIGLSISAGMFLERYLAKSSLDLGRRIAILMILPVFILFIPLANRENLQIEGVILLLSIGYFSKGVIHYAVAKVFGPLIWGRGFCGWACWTAAVLDWLPIAKKGVIPSKWKNLRYVSLFVSVLIPLTFVFFLNYDVRRDYLSHQEPYWMFAGVALYYLLGLSVAYWFQDRRAFCKVLCPVALVMKPSASISLLARKPTGVKCIRCGRCNNACPMDVDIVGCMMEGKPVRDSECTLCNACVRACPVGAIR